In a genomic window of Sulfurisphaera tokodaii str. 7:
- a CDS encoding ribosome assembly factor SBDS — protein sequence MTKKEEYVIARYEHGGERFEILVKPKEANELKSGKSISLSDVVVSDEIYKDVKKGLKASPSALKKVFGTTDFEEIARQIILKGEIQVTAEQRKEMIENKKKQIIDYISRNAIDPKTHLPIPRTRIEMAMEQARVQIDPNKDVEGQALQIIKEIAKVIPIKVAKALIEIKVDPKHSSKVKSQLHNLGEVKKTNWLGDGTLIAELEIPAGMQQEVIDKLNSLTKGEVEVKILQVK from the coding sequence ATGACCAAGAAAGAAGAATATGTTATCGCTAGATATGAGCATGGTGGTGAAAGATTTGAAATACTAGTAAAACCTAAAGAAGCTAACGAATTAAAAAGTGGGAAAAGTATAAGTTTGTCTGATGTTGTTGTATCCGATGAAATATATAAGGATGTAAAAAAAGGGCTTAAAGCGTCTCCTTCAGCTTTAAAAAAAGTTTTTGGAACCACTGACTTTGAGGAAATCGCACGGCAAATAATTCTTAAAGGAGAAATTCAAGTGACTGCAGAGCAAAGAAAAGAAATGATAGAGAATAAAAAGAAACAAATAATAGATTATATTTCAAGAAACGCTATAGATCCTAAAACTCATTTACCTATACCTAGAACTCGAATTGAAATGGCAATGGAGCAAGCTAGAGTCCAAATAGATCCTAATAAAGATGTAGAGGGACAAGCATTGCAAATAATAAAAGAAATAGCTAAAGTGATTCCTATAAAAGTTGCTAAAGCGTTAATAGAAATAAAAGTTGATCCAAAACATAGTTCGAAAGTAAAGTCACAACTCCATAATTTGGGTGAAGTAAAGAAGACTAATTGGCTAGGTGATGGCACTTTAATAGCTGAATTAGAAATCCCAGCAGGAATGCAACAGGAGGTTATAGATAAGTTAAATTCTCTAACTAAAGGAGAAGTTGAAGTAAAGATTCTTCAAGTGAAGTGA
- the psmA gene encoding archaeal proteasome endopeptidase complex subunit alpha has translation MAFGPAAMGYDRAITIFSPDGSLYQVDYAFEAVKKGWTTLGVKTKAGVVLIGEKRKATQLLDVDSIEKVFILDDHVGCSFAGLASDGRILIDYARSQALQHRLIYDEPINIDYLTKLVSDVKQMYTQHGGVRPFGVALIIGGIDRGKTPKLLMTEPSGQFMPYYAVAIGQGGYTATEYFEKNYREDLNMQDTILLGIRALASTLKPGEKLAPSNIEVGFADVDSGMFRKMSFEERASILQKL, from the coding sequence TTGGCATTTGGACCAGCAGCAATGGGATATGATAGAGCTATAACAATATTTTCTCCAGATGGATCATTATATCAAGTAGATTATGCCTTTGAGGCAGTAAAGAAAGGTTGGACTACTTTAGGGGTAAAAACAAAAGCTGGAGTTGTTCTCATTGGAGAAAAAAGAAAAGCCACCCAACTTCTTGATGTTGATAGCATAGAAAAAGTCTTTATCCTTGATGACCATGTAGGATGTAGCTTTGCTGGATTAGCCTCAGACGGAAGAATATTAATTGATTATGCTAGATCTCAAGCACTTCAGCATAGGTTAATATATGATGAACCTATCAATATTGACTATCTTACAAAATTAGTTTCAGATGTAAAACAAATGTATACCCAACACGGTGGAGTAAGACCCTTTGGTGTTGCTTTAATTATAGGTGGTATTGATAGAGGAAAAACTCCAAAATTATTAATGACAGAGCCAAGCGGTCAGTTTATGCCTTACTATGCTGTAGCTATTGGACAAGGTGGGTATACCGCAACAGAATACTTTGAGAAAAACTATAGAGAAGATCTCAATATGCAAGATACAATATTACTAGGAATTAGAGCCTTAGCATCTACTCTTAAACCCGGAGAAAAACTTGCACCTTCTAATATTGAAGTTGGATTTGCAGATGTAGATTCCGGAATGTTTAGAAAGATGAGTTTCGAAGAAAGAGCATCAATATTACAAAAATTATAA
- a CDS encoding Rpp14/Pop5 family protein — protein MNILNLLLFIWLLVLTVMVIFSYRTRIIYIKKIKNKRDTRAKRYVIFDIISEDNFEIREIEEAVRNSVKELGGKIWLDLSNPKVIMIYNNRGIISTNRIGYKIIIASLPLIKKIKNKEVLLVPRRTTGSLKRAKRLIGIE, from the coding sequence ATGAACATTCTTAACTTACTACTTTTCATCTGGCTTTTAGTTCTTACTGTTATGGTTATTTTCTCATATAGAACTAGAATAATCTATATTAAAAAAATTAAAAACAAGAGGGATACAAGAGCTAAAAGATATGTTATTTTTGATATAATCAGTGAAGATAACTTCGAAATAAGGGAAATTGAAGAAGCAGTGAGAAACTCAGTAAAGGAATTAGGAGGAAAAATTTGGCTAGATCTTTCAAATCCTAAAGTTATTATGATATATAATAATCGTGGTATTATATCTACTAATAGAATAGGCTATAAGATTATTATAGCAAGCTTACCTTTAATAAAAAAGATTAAGAATAAGGAAGTTCTTCTTGTACCTAGAAGAACTACAGGAAGTTTAAAAAGGGCTAAACGATTAATAGGAATTGAGTGA
- a CDS encoding RNase P p30-like protein — MLIETCILNSALFNYLKKVGYDYFLSEDHLMGHRRISIEAKNSKSIVNFLKSNPKSLVFVKPLSVDALKYSIIDDKISGVILSIENIHIFKKTMLNLIREYEKPVEIQLRHLNSFVLRKFIIWSYKWISVPLISSCASSLGEIWPPLSKINLLVIHGADEEEAIDWIYFSPQRLISKYEHS, encoded by the coding sequence ATACTTAATTCAGCTCTTTTTAACTATCTAAAAAAGGTAGGATATGATTACTTTTTATCAGAGGATCATTTAATGGGACATAGAAGGATAAGTATAGAAGCTAAGAATTCTAAGAGCATTGTAAATTTTCTTAAATCAAATCCTAAGAGTCTAGTGTTTGTAAAACCACTAAGCGTGGATGCGTTGAAATATTCTATTATAGATGATAAAATAAGTGGTGTTATATTATCCATAGAAAATATTCATATATTCAAAAAGACAATGCTCAATTTAATCAGAGAATATGAAAAACCAGTAGAAATCCAATTACGCCACTTAAATTCATTTGTTTTAAGAAAATTTATAATATGGTCCTACAAGTGGATATCTGTCCCTTTAATATCTTCTTGTGCAAGTTCTTTAGGAGAGATCTGGCCTCCTTTGTCTAAAATAAACTTACTAGTTATTCATGGAGCAGACGAAGAAGAGGCGATTGATTGGATTTATTTTTCACCACAAAGACTTATTTCAAAGTATGAACATTCTTAA